In Phyllostomus discolor isolate MPI-MPIP mPhyDis1 chromosome 3, mPhyDis1.pri.v3, whole genome shotgun sequence, a single genomic region encodes these proteins:
- the PIGQ gene encoding phosphatidylinositol N-acetylglucosaminyltransferase subunit Q, producing MVLKAFFPTCCASADSGLLIGRWVPEQSSAVVLAVVHFPFIPIQVKELLAQVQQASQVGVAVLGTWCHRRQEPEESLGHFLEGLGAIFSHEPWLQLCRERDSKFWSCKATYQQVPTSPGAHSEDQVMLIFYDQRKVLLSQLHPPAALPDHQAGDATASACGLAAVFDTVSRSKALFRSDQFDEGLVRLSHWQSEGVEASILVELAKQASGPVCLLLACLLSFISAASTCRVFKLWPLSFIWSKLSTCEQLRHRLEQLTLIFSTQKAENPSQLMRKANMLVSVLLDVALGLALLSWLHRKDRIGQLADALVPVADRVAEELQHLLQWLMGAPAGLKMNRALDQVLGRFFLYHIHLWISYIHLMSPFIERILWHVGLSACLGLTVALSILSDIIALLTFHIYCFYVYGARLYCLKICGLSSLWRLFRGKKWNVLRQRVDSCSYDLDQLFIGTLLFTVLVFLLPTTALYYLVFTLLRLLVVTVQGLIHLLVDLINSLPLYALGLRLCRPYRLAAGVKFRVLEHEAGRPLRLLMQINPLPYNRVVHTYRLPSCGCHPKHSWGSLCRKLFFGELIYPWRQRGDKQD from the exons ATGGTGCTTAAAGCTTTCTTCCCCACGTGCTGCGCTTCAGCAGACAGCGGCCTACTCATTGGACGATGGGTCCCAGAGCAGAGCAGCGCCGTGGTCCTGGCTGTGGTACACTTTCCCTTCATCCCCATCCAGGTCAAGGAGCTTTTAGCGCAGGTGCAGCAGGCTAGCCAAGTAGGTGTGGCTGTGCTGGGTACCTGGTGCCACCGTCGGCAGGAGCCTGAGGAGAGCCTGGGCCACTTCCTGGAGGGCCTGGGTGCCATCTTCTCCCACGAGCCTTGGCTCCAGCTGTGCCGGGAGAGGGACAGCAAGTTCTGGAGCTGCAAGGCCACCTATCAGCAGGTGCCTACCTCCCCTGGTGCCCACAGTGAGGACCAGGTCATGCTCATCTTCTATGACCAGCGCAAGGTGCTGCTGTCCCAGCTGCACCCGCCTGCAGCCCTGCCTGATCACCAGGCTGGAGATGCCACAGCCAGTGCTTGTGGCTTGGCTGCTGTCTTTGATACAGTGTCACGAAGCAAGGCACTATTCCGAAGTGACCAGTTTGATGAGGGCCTTGTGCGGCTGAGCCACTGGCAGTCAGAGGGTGTGGAAGCCAGCATCCTTGTGGAGCTGGCCAAGCAGGCCTCGGGGCCCGTCTGCCTGCTGCTGGCCTGCCTGCTGTCATTCATCTCAGCTGCCAGCACCTGCCG GGTATTCAAGCTGTGGCCACTGTCCTTCATCTGGAGCAAGCTCTCCACATGTGAGCAGCTCAGGCACCGGCTGGAGCAGCTGACACTCATCTTCAGCACCCAGAAAGCCGAGAACCCCTCCCAGCTGATGAG GAAGGCCAACATGCTTGTCTCCGTGCTCCTTGACGTGGCCCTAGGTCTTGCGCTGTTGTCCTGGCTCCACAGGAAAGACCGAATTGGGCAGCTGGCCGATGCCCTAGTACCTGTGGCTGAT CGAGTGGCCGAGGAGCTCCAGCATCTGCTGCAGTGGCTGATGGGTGCACCTGCTGGGCTCAAGATGAACCGGGCGCTGGACCAGGTGTTAGGCCGCTTCTTCCTGTACCACATCCACTTGTGGATCA GCTACATCCACCTCATGTCCCCCTTCATCGAGCGAATCCTGTGGCATGTGGGCCTCTCAGCCTGCCTGGGCCTCACAGTTGCCCTGTCCATCCTGTCGGACATCATCGCCCTCCTCACCTTCCACATCTACTGCTTCTATGtctatggtgccag GCTCTACTGCCTGAAGATCTGTGGCCTGTCCTCACTCTGGCGCCTGTTCCGGGGGAAGAAGTGGAATGTTCTGCGCCAGCGGGTGGACTCCTGCTCCTATGACCTAGACCAG TTGTTCATTGGGACTTTGCTCTTCACCGTCCTGGTCTTCCTGCTGCCCACCACGGCCCTGTACTACTTGGTGTTCACCCTG CTCCGGCTCCTGGTGGTCACTGTGCAGGGTCTGATCCATCTGCTCGTGGATCTTATCAACTCCTTACCGCTGTATGCACTCGGCCTCCGGCTCTGCCGGCCCTACAGACTCGCAG CTGGTGTGAAGTTTCGAGTCCTGGAGCATGAAGCTGGAAGGCCCCTCCGTCTCCTGATGCAG ATAAACCCCCTGCCCTACAATCGTGTGGTACACACCTACCGTCTCCCCAGCTGTGGCTGCCACCCCAAGCACTCCTGGGGCTCCTTGTGCCGCAAGCTCTTCTTCGGGGAGCTCATCTACccctggaggcagagaggggacaAACAGGACTGA